The genomic region CGCCCTCCTCGGGACCGGCCAGGCCGAACGACACCAGGCCGTCCGGCCGCTGCAGCGCCACCGCCAGCGTCTCGCGCGCCGCCACCAGGCCCTTCTCGCCGGGGATGTCGAAGCACCAGGCCAGTTCCACGCCCAGCGCGGCCGCTTCGGCACGGCCGGTGGCGAGGCCGGCGAGCAGCTCGTCCACCGGCATCCCGTCGGTCAGGTGGTTGTAGGGCGTGACGGTGACCTCGGCGTACGGGGCGTTCTGCGCGGCCAGCGACCGGGCCAGGCCGACGACGAGGGTGTGGATGTCGCGGCGGTCCTCCAGCATCGACTGGACGGCCCAGTAGACCTTCAGGAAGTGGTCGAAGTCGCGGAAGATGTAGAAGCGCTCCAGCTCGGCGCGGTCGGTGGGCACGCCGGCCTCCGGGTGGCGGCGCGCGAGCTCCAGGACGGTGTCGATGCCGGCGGAGCCGACGAGGTGGACGTGCAGCTCCACTTTGGGCAGAGCGTGGATGAACGAACGCATGGCGAAGCTCCCTGCGGAGAAGAGGTGAGAGGTGTCGGCAGGAACGCGCGGGCGACTCAGGGAGCGAGGTCGCCGCGTTCGGTGTCAGCGCCGTAGAGCGGCAGCTTGAAGTCCGGCACGACCTCCAACCTAGCCAGGTGTCCGCGCGGTCCGCAATGCGGTGGACGGCGGTGCGGTCGCGCTGCAACCCTGGCGCGTGTGAAGGCCGAGGACGTGCTCGAGATCTTGCAGGTTCTGAGCGACGTGGACGTGTGGATCGGCGGCGGCTGGGGCATCGACGCGTTGGTCGGCATGCAGACGCGGTTGCACGGCGACCTCGACCTCATGCACCGCCTTGACCAGGAACCGCTCGTCGTCGAGGCGCTGGCACGGGCCGGGTTCGCCGAGACGTTGTCGTGGCGGCCGGTGCGGTTCGTCGTGAGCGACGGCTGGCGCGAGGTCGACCTACATCCCTTGCGGTTCGCCGCCGACGGCAGCGCCGTGCAGTCCTCGCTGACCGACGAGCCGTTCCGCTACCCGGCGGACTGCTTCGTCACCGGCACGATCGCGGGCCGGACCGTGCCCTGTCTGTCCGCCGCCCAGCAGGTCTACTTCCACCAGGGCTATGAGCCGCGCGAACGGGACCTGCACGACATGGCGCGGCTGCGGCAGGCGTTCGGCGTTGCCACGCACTTCTGAAAACCGGTTGGCACCCGTGGTTGGCGTGGGTCGGGTGAAGGGATTCAACCCGAGCTTCGGGCCTGACACCGCCCGCACCTACGACAACTCATCCCGCGGCGACGAGGCGGGCACGGTCCGCTTCCTCGCCACGTTCGGCAAGACCGCCTTGGAGCTCGCCATCGGCACCGGGCGCACGTACCCGTTGGTGTGCCTGGTCCACAGCACCATCACGAACCTGCTCACCCAGGACGACCAGGTGCGCTGCTTCGAGAACGCGGCACGGCGGCGCAACCGGTTCATCGACGTGGAGGCGGTCGAGGGGCGCATCGCCGGGCTGCGGCTGCGGGACCGGTGGGGCGGGCGGAACGGCGAGCCGTTCGAGGCGGGCAGCACCAGGCACGTCAGCGTCTACGAGCACTCGGAATAGCGGTCGGCACCGCAGAACTCCCGCTGCGTGCCGTCCGGGAACAGCACGGTGGGGCCGTTGGCCTCGACCTTCGCCGACAGCGTGCCGCCGGCCGGGACCGCGGGGTCGGTGGACTCGGTGACGTCGGCCGTCCTGGTGCCGCCCGCGGTGATGCCGACGTGGCGGAACTTGATCAGGAACTGCTGGGGGTTCGCCACCTTGAAGTCGGAGTAGCGGATCTCGCCGCCGCCGGTGTCGTCGATGGTGATCGAGGTGCCGAGAATGCCTTGCCACGCACCACCTTTCGGTACCGGGTGGTTCGTGGCGGGGCGCGCGGTGGGTGATCCGCTGCGCCAGACGCGGGCCGGGCCGTCACCCTCCGGCAGGTTCACCAGCAGGCCCAGCCCGCCGTCGCTGAGGTGGTCCACCGGGCCGGTGCCCTCGAAGCCGTTGTCCCGCACGGGCATCTTCGTCCACGTCAGGCCGTCCGGTGAGGTCCACACCGCCGCGTCGGCACGGGTGGCGCCGAGCGCCAGGAACCCGCTCTGCCACTTGACCACGTGATCGACGCGCCGTTGCGGCTTGGGCACGACACCGGCATCGGGCAGCTTGCCGGGGTCGATGTCGGCGAGCTGGGTCCACGACGACTCGCCGGCACGCCGGTACCAGCCGGTGAGGCCGGTGTCGGAGTCCTCGGGGTTGTCCGGGTTGTTCAGCGAGCCGAACAGGACGGTCGTGCCGTTGTTGTGCTGTGCGGCCGTGAGCCTGTCGTGGTGCTGACCGTCCGGCGGGTCGGGCAGCTCGTCTCCCGCTGCCCTCCAGTCACGCCCGTCGGCCGACTCGAACAGCAACTCGGCCCGCCGCTCCGGCCGCCCGCTCGACGGCATCGCGCCGTACACCAGGAACCCGGTGTCGGTGGCGAGCACGCGGGGCAGGTAGCCGGTGTACACCTGCTGGGTGGTCAGCACGACCGGGTCGCCGAACTCCCTGCCGTCCGGCGAGAACCACAGCCGCAGGCCCTTGACCTTGTCGCCCATCCGGTAGTTGGCGAAGCCCACGACGACCACGCCGCGCGGTCCGGCGCCGATCGAGGTCGGCTTGTCGGTGAAGACCCCGCCGGGCAGCTCCAGCTTCGTCCAGACACCGCCTTCCGAGGTGAGCAGGACGGGCCGGACACCGGTGTGGCCCAGCACGTACGCGTGGTCACCGCGGGCCGCGGCGGCGTCGCCCCAGGCGAGGTCGCCGATGTCCGGCGGGATGACCTCGCGCCAGGTCTGCCCGTCGGCCGACATGTGCAGCACGGCGGGTGTGTTGTTGACCCGGCCCTCGTCGTTGGGCGGTGCGGGCTCGGTGTAGCTGCCCGCGATCACGAACCCGCCGTTCCAGCCGACGGCGCCGTGGATGGAGTCCAGGCGGGCGTGCGGCAGGGTCGGCACGGTCTGCCGGGTCCAGGTGGGCGGGGTGAACTCGGGTGGCGGTGGTGGCGACGAGCAGGCGGCGAGCAGCAACATGGCGGCCAGAACCAGTCTCAGCACGGTTTCCACACGTTCTGCGCCTCGTAGTCGCACCACTGCTCGGCGGCCGTGGTCGCCGTGATGCGAAACGGTTTGCCCTTGTCGTCGAGCTGGAACTCGCCCGTGGACGTTCCGGAGGTCCAGCGCACCAACAGCCTGAACTCGACCTCCTCGGCCGGGGAGTTCACTCGTACGACCAGCTGTTCCACGTCAGTCGGGTCGATCTTGAACGGGAAGTCGTTCGCGGCGACCTGCTGCCCGTTCTCCTGTCCCTGGGTCGGTTTCACGGCGGGCGGGTCAGCGGACAGGTCCACGGCGAAGTACCGCGACGGCACGTCACTGGCACATCGGTTCGGCAGGTACAGCCCGGGAACGGCGGGCTTGCGCCTGACCACCTGGACCCGCATCGACTGCAGCACCACCGAAGCCCGCGACAGGCCCTGCAGGGTCGCGACGACCTCGCCGCCGGTCGCCGCGACGCCGCCAGGGGCGTTGGTGTGCGGAATCGTCGACTGGTTCTGGTCGGGTACGACGTTGCCGGTGCCGCACCTGGTCGAGCCGAACGACACGGAGGCGGCCAGCGGGTCACCGACCGGCTGCTCGTCCGGCTCGCGGACCAGCCACACGATCACAGCGGCCGCCGCCAGCACCACCACGAGGGTCAGGGCCAGCAGGACCACCGTGCGGCGGTCACGGCCGTGCACCGTGACCTGGTCGATCCTGTTGCCCTGCACGACGTTGCCCTCGACGTCGCCCACCTGCACGGTTGGCTTGTCGTCGTGCCCGGAGCTCACGCGGACAGGGCCTCCGCCTTGATCTGCTCGAACTGCGCGGCCATCGCCTCGGACAACGCCTGGGCTCCGGACAGCGGGCGCACCATGACGGTGAACTCGTCGATCAGGCCGTCCTCGTTCAGGTGCAGGAAGTCGCAGCCCTGCACCTCTTTGCCGTTGACCTCGGCGCGGAAGACGAGTGCGGAGTTGGCGCCGTCGACGATCTCGCGTTCGTAGCGGAAGTTCTCGAAGACCCGCATGACGCCGCGCAGGATGGCCGCGGTGAGCGGCTTGCCGGGGTACGGGGAGAACGCGACAGGGCTGGTGAACACCACGTCGTCGGCGAGGCAGGCGGCCATCGCGTCGGTGTCGCGGGCCTCGACGGCCGCTCGGAAAGCCTTCATGAACGGCACCGTACCCCGGTCGGCGTGGTTCACGGGCGCGCTCGGCCGGGTGAGGTTGAATCGAACGCATGAACGGGATGTCCGCGTTGCAGGAGGCATTGGCAGAGCCCGCGGCGCAGGCGCGCGACCGGTTCGCGGGGCGGCTCAACGGCTACCTCGAGGGGTCCGACGTCGTGCACGCGGTGCGGTTGCAGGGCTGGCTGGGGCTCGAGGTGCCCGCTCCCGGCTGTCACGTCGGCACGGGCAGCTGGGACTTCACCCGGTTCAAGGCGACCACCTCACCGGTGACGTGCGGGCGGTGCCGGTCGGCCGGTCTGCTCGCCAGCTCGTTCACCGGAGGGCCGCACCAGCAGGTCCTCGACCTGGAGGGGATCTAGGCAGCGCGGGGCGATCCGCGCCGCGCGGTGCATCGCGGCGCGGGTCTGCGCGGTCTGCTCCGGCTCAGCCGCAGGCAGCCCGGTTGCGCACGCCCATTCCGGTCAGCGCGGTCATGCCGAGACGCTCGTAGTACGGCCGCAGCTCCTCGTCGCAAACGAGGTCTATCGAGTACAGGTGCGCACCCTCGGCGAGGATCCGGCGCACCAGCTCCGCACCGATCCCCCGGCCCTGGTGCTCGGGCAGCACCTCCAGCCACGGGACGAACGCGGTCAGCACGCCGTCGCTGATCATGTTCACGAACCCGGCCACCCGGCCGTCATCTCGTGCGACTACGGCCCGGTAACTACCGCGCAGGACGGCGAGGTGCTGGGCGGCGGACGGGGGCTGCGGCCAGCCCGCGAAGAAGCCGGCCAGGTCGCCTTCGGTGAGGTCACTGACGTCGGAGGTGTAGGTGATCACGACCGCAGCGTGGCACCGCGCGCGGCAGCAGGACCGCCGGGTACCTCCGACGACCCGCACACAAATGGCGGCGGAAGTCTGACCGAACACTCGAAAATCGTGCCCGTCTTGATTGGCCGGAACCCCGCGGACGCACGCGAAAACGATTGCAGTGAGATCTAAGGATAACCCCGCACTTTTGGTCGTTAAGGTCGTGCGAAGCGGTTTCGGTCCTTTAACACTTTTCAGTACACCGCCTCCCAACAGCATGAACGCTCCAGAAAAGCGAGCGCGACCACCCGGACGGCGGAATCTTGCGGGTCAAACGTACTGAGACGAGGACTAGCCGAAGGACATTTGCCGTCCCTATCCTCGATTTGCCGACACCGCACCTGAAGTGATCCGTGCAGCCGGGAGGAAGAGTGTGGAGCGCCTGATTCTCGAAGAACTCACGGACACGGCGGCACCGGAGACCACGGGCGCCCACTGGGCGGTGCACGGCCGGACGGCCCAGGTCGGCCGGGTCGAGCAGCTGATGCGCGACACCGCGGAACAGCAGCGCGCCCACGTGGTCGTGGTGGAGTCCGGCGCGGGCACCGGTAAGACCCGGTTGCTGCTGGAGCTGATGACGGCCGCGGCCCGACGCGGTTTCGCCGTCGTCAACGGCGCCGCCGAGCAGCCGGGCCTGCCGCGCGCGGTCACGCTCGTCAGCCAGCGCGGCGGCAGGCAGGAGGACGACCGGGTCGGCGTGCTCGCCGCCCGGTTCGAGGCGCAGCTCGCGAACCACCTCCGCCGCAGCCCGGTGCTGGTGGCCGTGGACGACGCGCAGTGGACCGACCTGATGCTGCTGCACGCGCTCGGCGCCGTGATGTCCAAACTGGACAAGGCACCGGTGCTGTGGCTGTTCGCGGTCCACTCCGACCACGCCGACTCCCCGAGCGGTGCCGCGCTGCGCGCCCTCGTGCGCCGGCACCGCACCGAGTGGCTAGGGCCGCTGGAGCCGTTGACCGGTGCCGCCGTGGCCGGCATCGCGGGCGACCTGCTCGACGCGGCGCCGAGCGACGACCTGGTGGCGTTGTCCGAGAGCGTCGGCACCCGAGGCGGTCGTGGACCTGGTGCTCGACCTGCGCCGGGAAGGCTGTGTGACGGTCGTGGACCACGTGGCGCGGCTCGCGTCGGGGCCGCTCGCGACGGGGATCTCGGCGGTCGAGGCCGACCCCGGTGCCGCGCTGCCGCGTCCGTTCGCCCGGCTGGTGCAGGCCAGGCTGCGCGAGCTCTCCCCGCGGGCGCAGGAGGTGCTGCAGGTCGCCGCCGTGCTGGGTCACAGCTTCGCGCCGCAGGACCTGGCCGAGATGCTCGGCGAACGTCCCGCGCAGCTGCTGGGCCCGTTGCAGGAGGCGCTGGCCGCCGGGCTGGTCGGCAGCGACTCCGACGAGTTCGTGTTCCACCGCGAGCCGGTGTGGCGCGCGGTGCTCGACACCGTGCCCGAGCTGCTGCGCTCGATGCTGCACCGGCAGGCCGCCACGATGCTGCTCGCCCGTCCCGGCGGCCGGGTCGAGGCCGCCGCGGTGCACCTGGTGCACTGCGCGGTTCCCGGTGACGCCGCGGTGATCGGCACGATCCGCGAGGCGGCGCAGCACCTGCTCGCCACGTCACCGCAGGCCGCCTCGCGCGACGCGGGGGCTGCGGATCGGCACCGGGCGCCGACCACGTGGACCTCGCGACCAGGCCCCGCGGCGCGTCCGGCTCGGCTCGCTGAGCGACGCGGTCGACCTCGCGCGGGAACACCTGCGGGACCACGCCGACGCCGCTCCCGAGCTCACCAGGCCGCTGCGGACCTGGCTCGCGACGGCGCTGATGCTGCGCGGCGACACCACGGCGGCCCACGACGTCTCGCAGCAGGCCCTCGGCACCGCGGAACCGGCGGGGAACCACCGGGACGCCGAACCGTGCCCGGAGCTGTTGCTGCTCAACGCCCTCTCGCACAACGACCAGAGCAAGGTCGCCGCCATCGCGGACCGGGTGCTCGAGCCGCCGGGACCGCACAGCGACGACGTCCGGGCCGCCGCGCTCAACGTGCGGGCGATGTCGCTGTGGCGGGAGGGCAGGCTCGACGCCGCGATCGACACCATCGACGAGGCGGTGCGGATGCGTGGTCAGCTCACCCGCGCGTGGCAGTGCGATCCACTGTGGACCCGCGCCTGGCTGCTGACCAAGGTGCGCGAGCTCGACGAGGCGCTCGCCGCCGCCGAGACCGCGCGGGCGGCGATCGACACCGAGCACAACGGTGTGCTCAACCCGGTCCCGCTCGCCCTGCGCGCCACGATCCTGCTGGCCAAGGGCGAGCTGGCGGCGGCGGAGTCGGACGCACGGGCCGGGCTGGTGGCCTCCGAACGCACGGAGATGCCGTTGTACGAACCGCAGCTGCGCGCCGTGCTGGTGATCTCGGCGCTGCGCCGCGGTGATCTCGCCACGGCCGCCGACAGCCTGCGTCGGCTGGAGGAGTGCGCACCGGCCGAGCGCGCGCGTCCGTGGTCGGCTCTCGTGCGCGTGCTGGCCGCGGTCGTCACGTCGGCGCGTCGCGGTGCGCACGCGGCGATGGACGAGCTGCGCGGATCCTTGGTGGATCCCGAGCAGTGCCGCCAGCTCCTGCTGGAGGACCCGTCGATGGCGGCGTGGGCGGTGCGCACCGCGTTGTCGGCGGGAGAGCGGGAGAACGCGGAGAACGTGGTCGCCGCAGCCGAGCAGATCGCGGCGGGCAACCCGGCTTTCCCCGTGGTCGTCGCGGCGGCACGGCACGGCCGGGCGTTGTTCGACAACGATGTCAGCGCCCTGCGCGGGCTGGAGGACCGCTACGGCGACCCGTGGGCGGCCGCTTCGGTCATCGAGGACACCGGGACGTTGCTGCGCGACCACGACCGCGACGAGGCCGTGGCCGAGCTGAACCGGGCGATGGCGGCCTACGACGAGCTCGGCGCGGAGTGGGACTCGGCGCGCGTGCGGCGCAAGCTGCGCAGGCTCGGCGTGCGGCGGCGGCACTGGAACCACGAGGCGCGACCGGAGACCGGGTGGGACAGCCTCACCAGCACCGAGGCGAAGGTCGCCAGGCTGGTGGCGCAGGGGCTGACGAACCGGCAGGTGGCGAGCGAGATGTTCGTGTCGCCGCACACCGTCGGGTTCCACCTCCGGCAGATCTACCGCAAGCTGTCGATCCAGTCGCGGGTGGACTTGGCCCGCATCGCGCCCTGAGGGGATGCGGACGTGGTGACGGGTGGGTTCACGTCGTGTGCGCGTTCTCACCCGAGGCCGATTGAAGGTCTTCCGCCAGGGTTTCGGCCCTTGTCCTGCCCGCGTGACCTTGCCCTCGGCTCCCCTGCGCCGCGTGCGCTGTGGTGCCGTCGGCATGACCACGGGCGCCTTGGCGGTTCTCGCGCAC from Lentzea guizhouensis harbors:
- the add gene encoding adenosine deaminase, whose amino-acid sequence is MRSFIHALPKVELHVHLVGSAGIDTVLELARRHPEAGVPTDRAELERFYIFRDFDHFLKVYWAVQSMLEDRRDIHTLVVGLARSLAAQNAPYAEVTVTPYNHLTDGMPVDELLAGLATGRAEAAALGVELAWCFDIPGEKGLVAARETLAVALQRPDGLVSFGLAGPEEGVGRTQFAPFFDAAVEAGLHSVPHAGETTGPETVWSAVKDLKAERIGHGTSCVRDPALLEHLALKGIPLEVCPTSNVRTRQVASIEAHPVRQMLDSGLVVTLNTDDPPFFGATLEGEYLAVASAVDLTHAEVARLAENAVLASFLPNSRKTQLLDEIAGVLAAV
- a CDS encoding LuxR C-terminal-related transcriptional regulator — encoded protein: MLRGDTTAAHDVSQQALGTAEPAGNHRDAEPCPELLLLNALSHNDQSKVAAIADRVLEPPGPHSDDVRAAALNVRAMSLWREGRLDAAIDTIDEAVRMRGQLTRAWQCDPLWTRAWLLTKVRELDEALAAAETARAAIDTEHNGVLNPVPLALRATILLAKGELAAAESDARAGLVASERTEMPLYEPQLRAVLVISALRRGDLATAADSLRRLEECAPAERARPWSALVRVLAAVVTSARRGAHAAMDELRGSLVDPEQCRQLLLEDPSMAAWAVRTALSAGERENAENVVAAAEQIAAGNPAFPVVVAAARHGRALFDNDVSALRGLEDRYGDPWAAASVIEDTGTLLRDHDRDEAVAELNRAMAAYDELGAEWDSARVRRKLRRLGVRRRHWNHEARPETGWDSLTSTEAKVARLVAQGLTNRQVASEMFVSPHTVGFHLRQIYRKLSIQSRVDLARIAP
- a CDS encoding nucleotidyltransferase domain-containing protein, which translates into the protein MKAEDVLEILQVLSDVDVWIGGGWGIDALVGMQTRLHGDLDLMHRLDQEPLVVEALARAGFAETLSWRPVRFVVSDGWREVDLHPLRFAADGSAVQSSLTDEPFRYPADCFVTGTIAGRTVPCLSAAQQVYFHQGYEPRERDLHDMARLRQAFGVATHF
- a CDS encoding GNAT family N-acetyltransferase encodes the protein MITYTSDVSDLTEGDLAGFFAGWPQPPSAAQHLAVLRGSYRAVVARDDGRVAGFVNMISDGVLTAFVPWLEVLPEHQGRGIGAELVRRILAEGAHLYSIDLVCDEELRPYYERLGMTALTGMGVRNRAACG
- a CDS encoding nuclear transport factor 2 family protein encodes the protein MKAFRAAVEARDTDAMAACLADDVVFTSPVAFSPYPGKPLTAAILRGVMRVFENFRYEREIVDGANSALVFRAEVNGKEVQGCDFLHLNEDGLIDEFTVMVRPLSGAQALSEAMAAQFEQIKAEALSA
- a CDS encoding ATP-binding protein, whose product is MERLILEELTDTAAPETTGAHWAVHGRTAQVGRVEQLMRDTAEQQRAHVVVVESGAGTGKTRLLLELMTAAARRGFAVVNGAAEQPGLPRAVTLVSQRGGRQEDDRVGVLAARFEAQLANHLRRSPVLVAVDDAQWTDLMLLHALGAVMSKLDKAPVLWLFAVHSDHADSPSGAALRALVRRHRTEWLGPLEPLTGAAVAGIAGDLLDAAPSDDLVALSESVGTRGGRGPGARPAPGRLCDGRGPRGAARVGAARDGDLGGRGRPRCRAAASVRPAGAGQAARALPAGAGGAAGRRRAGSQLRAAGPGRDARRTSRAAAGPVAGGAGRRAGRQRLRRVRVPPRAGVARGARHRARAAALDAAPAGRHDAARPSRRPGRGRRGAPGALRGSR